A window from Scleropages formosus chromosome 17, fSclFor1.1, whole genome shotgun sequence encodes these proteins:
- the LOC108921962 gene encoding asparagine--tRNA ligase, cytoplasmic-like isoform X1, translated as MRLRAKSGVGSPLRLKHVFGLWEETRAAGANTWVGVVYVSAREGDDADADGTAEKPFKTPLKALMFVGKEPFPTIYVDSQRQGERWALISKTQKKNLKKQWNKEHVKNESRSKKEAEDADRREKNLEEAKKVVVMKDPDLPEPQTVKIHQLGCHREQRVKVFGWIHRLRRQGKNLMFVVLRDGTGFLQCVLTDELCQCYSALLLSAESSVVLYGRVTPVPAGKEAPGGHELHCDFWEPVGLAPAGGADNLLNEESDVDVQLNNRHMMIRGENVSKVLRLRSAVTRCFREHFFSRGYCEVTPPTLVQTQVEGGSTLFSLNYFGEVAYLTQSSQLYLETCVPALGDCFCIAQSYRAERSRTRRHLAEYAHIEAECPFLTFDELLDRLEDLVCDVVERVLRSPAGPLLYDINPEFKPPARPFRRMNYCDAIEWLKEHDVRKDDGTYYQFGEDIPEAPERRMTDTLNEPVLLCRFPAEIKSFYMQRCPEDRRLTESVDLLMPNVGEIVGGSMRVWDAKELMEGYEREGIDPTPYYWYTDQRKYGTCPHGGYGLGLERFLTWLLNRHHIRDVCLYPRFIQRCRP; from the exons GGGTCGGGGTCGTGTACGTGTCGGCCAGGGAGGGCGACGACGCCGATGCCGACGGCACCGCGGAGAAGCCCTTCAAGACGCCGCTCAAG GCGTTGATGTTTGTCGGGAAGGAGCCCTTCCCCACCATCTATGTGGACTCGCAGAGGCAGGGAGAG CGCTGGGCGCTCATCTCCAAGACGCAGAAGAAGAACCTGAAGAAGCAGTGGAACAAGGAGCACGTGAAGAACGAGAGCAGGAGCAAGAAGGAG GCGGAAGATGCCGATCGCAGGGAGAAGAACCTGGAGGAGGCGAAGAAGGTTGTCGTCATGAAGGACCCCGACCTTCCGGAGCCTCAGACG GTGAAAATCCACCAGCTGGGGTGCCACCGGGAGCAGAGGGTCAAGGTCTTTGGCTGGATCCACCGTCTTCGCAGGCAAG GGAAGAACCTGATGTTCGTGGTGCTGCGCGACGGGACCGGCTTCCTGCAGTGCGTCCTCACCGATGAGCTG TGCCAGTGCTACAGCGCCCTGTTGCTGTCCGCAGAGAGCTCCGTGGTCCTGTACGGGCGCGTGACCCCCGTACCTGCGGGGAAAGAG GCCCCCGGCGGTCACGAGCTGCACTGCGACTTCTGGGAGCCTGTAGGCCTggctccagcagggggcgccgaCAACCTGCTGAACGAGGAGTCGGACGTGGACGTGCAGCTCAACAACCGGCACATGATGATCCGGGGGGAGAACGTGTCCAAGGTGCTGCGGCTGCGCTCAGCCGTTACCCGCTGCTTCCGCGAGCACTTCTTCAGCCGCGGCTACTGCGAG GTCACTCCGCCCACGCTGGTGCAGACCCAGGTAGAGGGCGGCTCCACCCTCTTCAGCCTCAACTACTTTGGGGAGGTGGCGTACCTGACGCAGTCCTCGCAGCTCTACCTGGAGACGTGCGTCCCCGCCCTGGGGGACTGCTTCTGCATCGCCCAGTCGTACCGCGCCGAGCGGTCCCGCACCCGCCGCCACCTGGCCGA GTACGCGCACATCGAAGCCGAATGCCCGTTCCTCACGTTCGACGAACTGCTGGACCGCCTCGAGGACCTGGTGTGTGACGTGGTGGAGCGCGTGCTGAGGTCGCCCGCCGGGCCCCTGCTCTACGACATCAATCCG GAGTTCAAACCCCCCGCGAGGCCGTTCCGCAGGATGAACTACTGCGACGCCATCGAGTGGCTCAAGGAGCACGACGTCCGGAAGGATGACGGCACCTACTACCAGTTCGGGGAG GACATCCCAGAGGCCCCAGAGAGGAGAATGACTGACACGCTGAACGAACCCGTGCTGCTCTGTCGTTTCCCGGCTGAGATCAAGTCCTTCTACATGCAGCGCTGCCCGGAAGACCGGCGGCTCACCGAGTCG gtGGACTTGCTGATGCCGAACGTCGGCGAGATTGTAGGGGGTTCAATGCGTGTCTGGGATGCCAAAGAGCTCATGGAGGGATATGAACGGGAGGGCATCGACCCAACACCCTATTACTGGTACACAGACCAG CGCAAGTATGGCACCTGTCCACACGGCGGCTACGGCCTCGGCCTCGAGAGGTTCCTCACCTGGCTGCTGAACCGCCACCACATCCGGGACGTGTGCCTCTACCCCCGCTTCATCCAGCGCTGTCGCCCCTGA
- the LOC108921804 gene encoding cyclin-G2-like, translated as MKRFLNEEREKEAVTLMKELRLNLEQEAVYLPREAGLKLIESPPEHKNGISARCRDAWVEDLWSLTSFFGYGTRTFVQAVNLLDRFLAMMKVQPKHLPCISICCLHIAATELEDKCNVVPTHELIRISQCRFTVSDLSRMQKIISEKLDFRFRAVTALTFLHLYHAVVLLHTSDRKEILNPGKLEAQLKACLCRLVFSRAKPSVLALALLTLEIEALQSMELLEIAQRVQRHLKIVEGELLYWRDLVAKCMAEYLSPECSKPDHRKLVWIVSRRTAQNLHASYYSVPELPTIPEGVWDESESEDSSEDMSCGEDSLSRSAGSDGEGAFFPMRFRRP; from the exons ATGAAGAGGTTCCTGAATGAAGAGCGCGAGAAGGAAGCCGTCACCCTCATGAAGGAGCTGAGGTTGAACCTCGAGCAGGAAGCCGTCTACCTGCCGCGGGAAGCGGGACTGAAGCTGATCGAAAGCCCTCCAGAG CATAAGAACGGGATCTCGGCGAGGTGCCGGGACGCCTGGGTCGAGGACCTGTGGAGCTTGACCAGCTTCTTCGGCTACGGCACCCGGACCTTCGTCCAGGCCGTGAACCTCCTGGACCGGTTCCTGGCCATGATGAAG GTGCAGCCCAAACACCTGCCCTGCATCAGCATCTGCTGCCTCCACATCGCGGCCACGGAGCTGGAGGACAAGTGCAACGTGGTGCCAACGCACGAGCTCATCCGCATCAGCCAGTGCAGGTTCACCGTGTCGGACCTCAGCAGGATGCAGAAGATCATCTCGGAGAAGCTGGACTTCCGCTTCAGAGCCGTCACCGCCTTAACCTTCCTGCACCTGTACCATGCCGTCGTGCTTTTGCACACCTCAGACAG GAAAGAGATCCTGAACCCGGGCAAGCTGGAGGCGCAGTTGAAAGCCTGCCTCTGTCGACTCGTTTTCTCCAGAGCTAAA CCGTCCGTGCTGGCCCTGGCCCTCCTGACACTGGAGATTGAAGCCCTTCAGTCCATGGAGCTGCTGGAAATTGCCCAGCGAGTGCAGAGGCACCTCAAG ATAGTGGAGGGTGAGCTGCTCTACTGGAGAGACCTTGTGGCCAAATGCATGGCAGAGTACCTGTCGCCAGAATGTAGCAAACCCGACCACAGAAAACTCGTGTGGATCGTGTCGAGGCGCACAGCGCAGAATTTGCATGCCAGCTACTACAGTGTCCCCGAGCTACCCACGATCCCCGAGGGCGTGTGGGACGAGAGCGAAAG TGAGGACTCATCGGAAGACATGAGCTGCGGAGAGGACAGCCTGAGCAGGTCCGCTGGCAGCGATGGAGAAGGCGCCTTCTTCCCAATGCGCTTCCGCCGCCCTTAA
- the LOC108921962 gene encoding asparagine--tRNA ligase, cytoplasmic-like isoform X2 — MGEEAGRRADGLAGGVGVVYVSAREGDDADADGTAEKPFKTPLKALMFVGKEPFPTIYVDSQRQGERWALISKTQKKNLKKQWNKEHVKNESRSKKEAEDADRREKNLEEAKKVVVMKDPDLPEPQTVKIHQLGCHREQRVKVFGWIHRLRRQGKNLMFVVLRDGTGFLQCVLTDELCQCYSALLLSAESSVVLYGRVTPVPAGKEAPGGHELHCDFWEPVGLAPAGGADNLLNEESDVDVQLNNRHMMIRGENVSKVLRLRSAVTRCFREHFFSRGYCEVTPPTLVQTQVEGGSTLFSLNYFGEVAYLTQSSQLYLETCVPALGDCFCIAQSYRAERSRTRRHLAEYAHIEAECPFLTFDELLDRLEDLVCDVVERVLRSPAGPLLYDINPEFKPPARPFRRMNYCDAIEWLKEHDVRKDDGTYYQFGEDIPEAPERRMTDTLNEPVLLCRFPAEIKSFYMQRCPEDRRLTESVDLLMPNVGEIVGGSMRVWDAKELMEGYEREGIDPTPYYWYTDQRKYGTCPHGGYGLGLERFLTWLLNRHHIRDVCLYPRFIQRCRP; from the exons GGGTCGGGGTCGTGTACGTGTCGGCCAGGGAGGGCGACGACGCCGATGCCGACGGCACCGCGGAGAAGCCCTTCAAGACGCCGCTCAAG GCGTTGATGTTTGTCGGGAAGGAGCCCTTCCCCACCATCTATGTGGACTCGCAGAGGCAGGGAGAG CGCTGGGCGCTCATCTCCAAGACGCAGAAGAAGAACCTGAAGAAGCAGTGGAACAAGGAGCACGTGAAGAACGAGAGCAGGAGCAAGAAGGAG GCGGAAGATGCCGATCGCAGGGAGAAGAACCTGGAGGAGGCGAAGAAGGTTGTCGTCATGAAGGACCCCGACCTTCCGGAGCCTCAGACG GTGAAAATCCACCAGCTGGGGTGCCACCGGGAGCAGAGGGTCAAGGTCTTTGGCTGGATCCACCGTCTTCGCAGGCAAG GGAAGAACCTGATGTTCGTGGTGCTGCGCGACGGGACCGGCTTCCTGCAGTGCGTCCTCACCGATGAGCTG TGCCAGTGCTACAGCGCCCTGTTGCTGTCCGCAGAGAGCTCCGTGGTCCTGTACGGGCGCGTGACCCCCGTACCTGCGGGGAAAGAG GCCCCCGGCGGTCACGAGCTGCACTGCGACTTCTGGGAGCCTGTAGGCCTggctccagcagggggcgccgaCAACCTGCTGAACGAGGAGTCGGACGTGGACGTGCAGCTCAACAACCGGCACATGATGATCCGGGGGGAGAACGTGTCCAAGGTGCTGCGGCTGCGCTCAGCCGTTACCCGCTGCTTCCGCGAGCACTTCTTCAGCCGCGGCTACTGCGAG GTCACTCCGCCCACGCTGGTGCAGACCCAGGTAGAGGGCGGCTCCACCCTCTTCAGCCTCAACTACTTTGGGGAGGTGGCGTACCTGACGCAGTCCTCGCAGCTCTACCTGGAGACGTGCGTCCCCGCCCTGGGGGACTGCTTCTGCATCGCCCAGTCGTACCGCGCCGAGCGGTCCCGCACCCGCCGCCACCTGGCCGA GTACGCGCACATCGAAGCCGAATGCCCGTTCCTCACGTTCGACGAACTGCTGGACCGCCTCGAGGACCTGGTGTGTGACGTGGTGGAGCGCGTGCTGAGGTCGCCCGCCGGGCCCCTGCTCTACGACATCAATCCG GAGTTCAAACCCCCCGCGAGGCCGTTCCGCAGGATGAACTACTGCGACGCCATCGAGTGGCTCAAGGAGCACGACGTCCGGAAGGATGACGGCACCTACTACCAGTTCGGGGAG GACATCCCAGAGGCCCCAGAGAGGAGAATGACTGACACGCTGAACGAACCCGTGCTGCTCTGTCGTTTCCCGGCTGAGATCAAGTCCTTCTACATGCAGCGCTGCCCGGAAGACCGGCGGCTCACCGAGTCG gtGGACTTGCTGATGCCGAACGTCGGCGAGATTGTAGGGGGTTCAATGCGTGTCTGGGATGCCAAAGAGCTCATGGAGGGATATGAACGGGAGGGCATCGACCCAACACCCTATTACTGGTACACAGACCAG CGCAAGTATGGCACCTGTCCACACGGCGGCTACGGCCTCGGCCTCGAGAGGTTCCTCACCTGGCTGCTGAACCGCCACCACATCCGGGACGTGTGCCTCTACCCCCGCTTCATCCAGCGCTGTCGCCCCTGA
- the LOC108921887 gene encoding sia-alpha-2,3-Gal-beta-1,4-GlcNAc-R:alpha 2,8-sialyltransferase-like: MVRIANALGFLILSAALLILSLISYVSMRKETSIFWAPSFSSSGAPRIMLHAGFRSQFAMNFLDPSFIPLTSSLGEELQQKKPSRWRFNRTAFALQRKEIFRYVDVPSNFSLVKSSVRLGQLMHFDYSSHKYVFSVSGSFRSLLPDSSPVEKKHYNVCAVVGNGGILTGSSCGPRIDGSDFVFRCNFAPTELFHRDVGRKTNLSTFNPSILEKYYNNLLTIQDRNNFFLSLKKLDDAILWIPAFFFHTSATVTRTLVDFFVEHKGQLKVQLAWPGNIMQHIKRFWKTKHLSPKRLSTGILMYTLASAMCDQVHLYGFWPFGWDPNTGKELPYHYYDRKGTKFTTKWRESHELPSEFKLLYKMHEQGLAKLSLARCA; this comes from the exons ATGGTGCGCATCGCGAACGCGCTCGGCTTCCTCATCCTCAGCGCCGCGCTGCTCATCCTGTCGCTCATCAGCTACGTTTCCATGAGGAAGGAGACGAGCATCTTCTGGGCGCCCAGCTTCTCCAGCTCCGGGGCGCCCAGGATCATGTTGCACGCGGGATTCCG GTCCCAGTTTGCCATGAACTTCCTGGACCCGTCCTTCATCCCCCTGACGAGCTCCCTGGGTgaggagctgcagcagaagAAGCCGTCCAGGTGGAGGTTCAACAGGACGGCCTTTGCTCTGCAGAG GAAGGAGATCTTTCGGTACGTGGACGTGCCCAGCAACTTCTCCCTGGTGAAGAGCAGCGTGCGTCTCGGCCAGCTCATGCACTTCGACTACTCGAGCCACAAGTACGTCTTCTCCGTCAGCGGCAGCTTCCGCTCTCTGCTGCCCGACTCGTCGCCCGTCGAGAAGAAGCACTACAACGTGTGCGCCGTCGTGGGCAACGGCGGCATCCTGACGGGCAGCTCCTGCGGGCCTCGGATCGACGGGTCCGACTTCGTCTTCCGCTGCAACTTCGCCCCCACCGAGCTCTTCCACAGGGACGTGGGCCGCAAGACCAACCTGAGCACCTTCAACCCGAGCATCCTCGAGAAGTACTACAACAACCTGCTGACCATCCAGGACCGCAACAACTTCTTCCTGAGCCTCAAGAAGCTGGACGACGCCATCCTCTGGATCCCGGCCTTCTTCTTCCACACGTCCGCCACCGTCACACGCACCTTGGTGGACTTCTTCGTGGAGCACAAGGGCCAGCTGAAGGTGCAGCTCGCCTGGCCGGGAAACATCATGCAGCACATCAAGAG GTTCTGGAAGACGAAGCATCTGTCGCCCAAGCGCCTCAGCACGGGCATCCTCATGTACACCTTGGCCTCGGCGATGTGCGACCAGGTGCACCTGTACGGCTTCTGGCCCTTCGGCTGGGACCCCAACACGGGCAAGGAGCTGCCCTACCACTACTACGACAGGAAGGGCACCAAGTTCACCACCAAGTGGCGGGAGTCCCACGAGCTGCCCTCCGAGTTCAAGCTGCTCTACAAGATGCACGAGCAGGGACTCGCCAAGCTCAGTCTCGCACGCTGTGCCTAG